A stretch of Henckelia pumila isolate YLH828 chromosome 4, ASM3356847v2, whole genome shotgun sequence DNA encodes these proteins:
- the LOC140862676 gene encoding uncharacterized protein: MTPMETLLKRFRSFRPPTLTGTENSIGCESWLDGIDQLFDSLDYTNDRRIKLVIHQLQGVAKNWWNKTKRENENRGTEKCADFANFKQGNLSIEDYVSKFDSLLKFAPHVADNEEAKADHFINGLNPEIFTLVNTGRPNNFTDAMDQAMGAEAGFLMQRGN; encoded by the exons atGACCCCTATGGAGACTCTTCTGAAGAGGTTTCGATCGTTTCGACCGCCTACTTTGactggtaccgagaactccattggctgtgaaagttggctagatggCATCGATCAACTCtttgattccctcgactataccaATGACCGCAGAATCAAGTTAGTCATTCACCAACTTCAGGGTGTTGCAAAGAATTGGTGGAACAAAACCAAGAGGGaaaatgagaatcgaggcacc GAAAAGTGTGCCGATTTTGCGAATTTTAAGCAAGGAAACTTGAGTATCGAGGATTATGTGAGCAAGTTTGacagtcttttgaagtttgctcctCACGTCGCAGAtaatgaagaagctaaggccgatcatttcatcaacGGCCTGAATCCTGAGATTTTCACCTTGGTTAATACTGGGAGACCTAACAACTTCACCGATGCCATGGATCAGGCAATGGGAGCCGAAGCGGGATTTTTGATGCAACGAGGAAATTag